AGGAATAAGGGTGGAAAACCCGTTGTCAGCCGGGTCGGTCACACATTCATTGTTGAGAGGATGTTAGAGGAGAAGGCGCCCTTTGGAGGCGAGATGAGCGGGCACTATTACTTTATGGACCTCTACGGATTTGATGACGCAGTCTACGCAAGTTTGAAGGTGGCTGAAATACTTTCTGAAAGGAGAGAAAACCTCTCAAAAATTGTAGATTCTCTGCCAAAATATCCCTCTACTCCCTCAATAAACTTTTACTGTCCAGACGAGAAGAAATTCAGGGTTGTGGATGAGCTGGCGGAAGAGTTCAAATCCGAGGGTTTCACTGTGATTTTGCTGGACGGTGTAAAAGTGATTGAGGATGATGGATGGTTCTTAGTACGTGCATCCAATACAGAGCCTATTATAAGGTTGACGGTGGAGGCTAGGAATGAGGAGGCCCTAAGGAGACTGACACTCTTTGCGGAAGAACGGATAAAGAAGGAGATGCAAGAGGGCGCTTGATTACTCCTGAACTAGCGGGAACCTAAGCAGTGCAGCTATGCCGCCGAATGAATTAAGTTTTTCACCCGCCTCATGTCCAGTGCTTATTATTGTGACCCTGCCGCCTTTCTGTTCAACATCTCTCATAAGCCGTTCGATGAGTTGTTTTTCCTCGCCGGATCCCTGCCCGAGGTAAACGTCGGTTACTAACATGTTTTCAACTGCCCCTAAAGCTGCGGCTTTTTCGATTTCTAGTAAACCGTAAGTTGCATATGGATTTTCCTTGACTATTCGTTCAAGAAACTCCTCAACTGCACGATTTTCCTCAAAAATTCTAAGTTTCTGTATCGCTTTACTAAGGATACCTGAACGCACGGCCTCGTATATTCCCGCTTCTCCGACACTGTTAACGCTTTTCACGTCTATCACTTTCCTAAATATCTCGGGTTTTTTCTCCTCAAGATACTTTATGAAATAATTTTTGATGAATCCAAGTCCCACTATGGCTATTGGAAGTTTCTCTTCAATTAGTATGTTCTCTAGACATTTAGAGGCTGATTTGAAGAGTTCATTCAGAGCTTTTTGTCTTCCGCTTGAGTCAAGTTTTCCAGGTAAATTGATCTTTTCTTCGCTTTTTAGGTCCAGTCCAAAGCCTCGTAGGACAGCGACGCAATATCCCTCATCATCAATTGCAATTATGATTAACGGGGAAACGCCTTTCTCTGTAGATTTCTTTAATTGGTCGATCTGATACTGCATCCACTTATTCTTCACGATTCTAAGAGGCCTGTCTAATGTTATGTTCAGCGTATGATGGGAACCAAGAGCGCCAATATCTTCAGGGCACTCGCATACTATTCCGTGAACTCTCAACCTATTCAAATATCGGTCCCAAATTATCGAATCGACCAATACGCCTAACTGTATGGAAATTCTCCTCCCCTTCTCAGGTCTCTCATAACGATCGCCTAATTTCACCTCCCGCGTCGTCTTCGCGTAGACCCTGTCACCCTTCTGGATTATATTGTACAATACCCATAGGTCATCTAGAACCTCTGGTAACACTGATATGGAATCATGCTTAATATCCATTTGAAGTATTCTCATAGAGATCCGTTGCGTTGCCCTTCATCAGACTGAATACAATAATACAATTGAAATATTGTTAAACATATCGATCAGTTGATATGATTTTGAACCCGGTTCTGTTAACTCTTAGTGTGTTAACTTTTGGTTGTTAATTTTTGTGGGATGGTTTTAAAGGCTTCTAATGAATTGTTTATACTCCTCCTCCCCCATCTTTTTTGCAATTTTTTCTCCAACTCATAAAACTGGTCTTGAATATAAGAAACTTCGCTGGCGAACTTTTTTATAATGTTTGAAACTGCTGGTTGAGTTAACCCAAGGAGTTTGCCAGCCTACCATGACGCCTTCAAAAAAGAGTTCTTCACGTTAAGAAAGCCTAGAACGGAGCACGTCAGCGCCGTAAGGCTCAGGGGAGACCTAAACACAAACATCATGGAAAGGCTGCATGGAACAAGAAGGGATAGAGAAAAGGTTGTAAGGAGGTTGAAAAAGGAAGAGTCGCCGTTCGTGAATGGACAGGACATATTCTACAACTTCATAAGGAAACACATGGGATTGAAAGGATTGACGCCAGCCCAAGCATCTAACGTAGGCTTTGGATTGGGAAGAAACAAGTGGCTGGGACTAATCAAAAAAGCTTTATCCCACAAAAATTAACAACCAAAAGTTAACACACTAAGAGTTAACAGAACCTTGAACCCAAAAATTTATAAAAATCAATCTCTTGTATTTAACATGCCGAGAAACCCAACCTGTCTAAGAAAAAGAAACCCCCTTCTCATCTCCCAGACAGCTTGGGCTTCTCGGTTTCTTCCTTATTCCTATGTTTAGAAAAGCCGCCAAAATACGTCAGTCTCACTCCATTCTTCTCTGCAAAAGTGTTTTCTGTAAAGGTTTTCTCTTCAATTGTGTTCCGCAAATCTCGCATACTGGTTTTCTGTAATCTGGCTGGTATTTCTTGCGGCATCCTGGGCAGTATAAAAGCCACTTAAAGTGAAAACGTATGCCAAACGTTAGAAGTGGTTCAAAGCAGATGCCCATCTGTCTTGCGACGTTTTGAATTGAGTAATCATCAGTTATGATTGTGGGTAAGTATCCATCAGATTTGAGTTTTGCAGCCAAGGCGAGAATCTGCACATCCGAATCAGAAAGATGAGTTAAATCTCCAATCTCTTCCGATATTTCTTTTACCATCTCAATAAAAATCACATCTGGCTGCATTATATTGATCTTTCTTTTCTGCACCGACGCATCAAATCTTATTTTAGGTAGAGACCCCTCTGTAAGTTCATTCCCAACTGCTGGGACGGAATAAATTGGCAAATTGGTATTCATCGGATCAAATCCCGCAATGAATGCGGAGGTATCAAGTATTATCACTTTATTTCTCTTTTTCACTTTCGTATCCTTCTTCTCTGGAAAACAGTAACCTAGTATTCAGACGCTTGTAGAAGTCTCCTCTAAATCTGATGAATGAGGATTCCCATTCGGACTTTTTAACCAAAATGCTGGAGCCCCTACCATTTATCCTTTTCTGATAATCTCCGTCAATCACAAGCATTGCGGTCTCCGGCTTTATCAATTCTATTCTTACCTCTAAATCGGACGGAAATACAAATGGCCTAGCGAGGGTTGCTGGGCATACTGGAGTGAGGACAAAAGCATCAAGGCTTGGATCCAAAACCGGACCTCCCGCTGAGAAAGCGTAGGCGGTTGAACCAACCCTTGAAGATATGATAATACCATCTGCCCTGCAGTCCATAACCATTAAATCGTCTCTCCATATGCGAACATAGAGAAGCTTAGCGAGATGTCTTGAAGTTATGAAAACTTCGTTAAGCGCGTCTGGCAGTCTTGCTCTTCCAATGAAAGATGCAAGTTTGCCATAACGTTCAATAAAATACCTGCCACCAAGATAATTCTCGATGGCCTCCATTGCCTCATTAGGTTGAACTTCTGTTAAAAAGCCTCGAGCCCCCATATCAATTGCAAGGATGGGAGGTTCAGGTTTAGGGAGCCTTAGGCACGTCCTAAGAATGGTTCCATCTCCACCAATCGTTACCACTAAATCAGTCTTCATCTTCCGTATTGTCATTGATTTTTCTGTCTGACCTAGATTTGTTGCGAGACTGGGTTCCAGAAAAACCTTTATCCCTCTATCTTCAAGATCATCCACTACCTTGGATGCAAGATCAATGGATTCTTTTCTGTCTGTCCGAGCGATGATGCCTACGGTTCTTGTCAAGATTTCACACGCCGATTGGTCAATAGGTATGAAGCATTAAAGTTATAAAAGCATTCATAGGTAAAAGATATGCGATAATTTGGGAAGAGGTTAGCATAATTGAGCAAGCCTGTTGACGTAGGAAGTTTGAAGCCTGGCACATATGTGATCATAGATGATGAACCCTGCCGAATAGTCGATCTGGCCAAATCCAAGCCTGGAAAACATGGCTCCGCTAAGGCGCGTGTTGTTGCAATCGGGGTTTTTGACGGTGTAAAAAGAACTTTCGTTAAACCAGTTGACGCGAAGGTTGATGTTCCAATGATAGATAAGAGAAGCGGACAAGTGATCGCTGCTTTACCGACAGGAGTGCAGATTATGGACTTAGAAACCTATGAGGTATTCGAGGCCTCATACCCACAAGAAGAGGACGTGAAGTCCAGGATAACTCAAGGAGTTGAGGTTGAATACTGGAGGATACTTGGCAGGACCAAGATAATGCGTGTGAAATAATGGAATAGGCTGGAGAGTTATTCATCTTTTAAATTCCTTCACCACTTCATCTACTGCGCCGAGTGTTATGTCAATATCCTCACTACTGACGCCGCGATGGGTCACCATGCGGACTTTGGTCTGACCGAACTTTAATGCGAGAACGCCTCTCTCGCGAAGATTATCCACAAATTTTTCTGCTTCAACACCGAGCCCGCGCACGTCAAATATGACTATGTTTGTTTGCACTCTCCTAAGGTCAATATATATTCCCTCAATTTTCGCCAGTCCTTCGGCAAGTTTGCGAGCGTTCCTATGATCCTCCTCCAAACGGTCAATCATCTTTTCAAGGGCTATAATTCCTGGTGCTGCAATCACTCCAGCCTGTCTCATCCCACCTCCAATCATCTTCCTAATCTTTCTCGCCCTTTCTATGAACTCTTCATCACCAACTATTATTGAACCGACTGGGCAACTCAGCCCCTTCGACAGGCAGAACATGAGATTATCCACATACTTCGTGAACTCCCTGACATCGGTCTTTAGAGCAACTGCAGCGTTAAAGATCCTAGCTCCGTCCATGTATAGGGTTAGACCATGGCTTTTGGCGGCTCTGCTGACATCACGTATCTGAGATGGAGTAATTATTGTGCCGCCAGCCCTATTATGTGTATTTTCTATGCAGACAAGAGTCGTCTCGGCTGTATGAATCTCTTTCTCCCTAATAGCCTCCTCAATATCCTTTGGCCTCATAAAACCGAATTCACCTTTGACCGGGATTGGAAGTACACCGGCGATTGAAGAGATTCCGCCAACCTCATACCAGTAGATGTGAGATTCGGCCTCCAATATGATGCTGTCCCCCCTTTTCGTGTTGCTCATCACAGAAACAAGATTTGCCATAGTTCCGCTTGGAACAAGTAGAGCTGCTTCTTTACCCATCTTCTTCGCAGCCATTTCTTGAAGCTTCTCAACTGTCGGATCTTCTCTAAAGACATCGTCTCCAAGCTCGGCATTCCGGATTGCTTCAAGCATTTCCTCTGTCGGCAGAGTTACCGTGTCGCTTCTTAAATCAATCAATCTTTGCGAAAAACCCGCTTTACGCATTTTTTCCACCATGTAGCCAACTATGTTATGTTCGAGGTGATAAAGATTAGCGATCCGCAGCCTTCTTAGGAGATATAGATTTAAGGAAACCGCATTATAAATAGCTCAATTAAATCTACCTTTCATGAAGACCACTAAATGGAGATAACTCGTTGGCTCTTGAGAAACTAGGATCAGCAATCTATGAATCTTTGAAGAAAATATTGCGATCCTCAGTAGTAGATGAGATGGCGGTTAAGGAACTTGTCCGTGACCTGCAAAGGTCTCTTTTACAGGCCGACGTAAACGTAAGGCTTGTTCTTGAGCTTTCCAAACGTGTTGAAGAAAGAGCCCTAAAGGAGAAGATACCCCCAGGGATTCCTAGGAAAGAGCATGTAATAAAAGTTGTCTATGAAGAGCTGGCTCGTTTCTTAGGCGAGAAACCTATTCCTCTATCGGTGAAGCCTGGAAATAGAAATGTCTTTATGCTTGTAGGAATACAGGGTTCGGGAAAGACGACTACTGCAGCGAAACTTGCAAAGTATTTTCAGAAAAGAGGATTTAGGACTGCTCTAATCTGCGCAGACACTTTTCGGCCTGGAGCTTTCGCGCAGCTCAAGCAGTTGGCAGATCAGATTAACGTGCCAATTTATGGGGATGAAGGGGAGAAGGATGCAGTAAAGATCGCTATTGATGGCTTGAGGAAATTTGAGGATTACGAGGTAGTTATCGTTGATACGGCAGGGAGACATAAAGATGAGCACAGCCTGATTGAGGAGATGAGAATGCTTGAAAAAGCCATAAAGCCAGATGAGATCATAATGGTCATTGATGGGACGATTGGACAGCTAGCTTCCGCCCAAGCTGAAGCCTTCAACAAGGCAACTACGATAGGATCAATCATAGTGGCGAAGCTTGACGGTTCTGCTAAGGGAGGCGGGGCCCTCTCGGCGGTTGCATCCACTGGTGCACCGATAAAATTTATTGGTGTTGGGGAAAAAATTGATGCATTGGAGCCTTTCGACCCTCCAAGATTTGTCGGTAGACTTCTAGGGATGGGAGACCTACAGAGTCTAATAGAGAAGGTTCGCGAGGCAGAGGTAAAGATACCGGAGAAGAAGGCAAAAGACTTCCTCAGCGGAAAATTCACTCTCTCAGACATGTATGAACAGTTTGAAGCAGTCAAAAAGATGGGTCCCTTAGACCGCATATTCAGGATGATTCCCGGTTTGGGGTATGAAATTCCACAAGATAAGCTCGATGTTGCAGAAGAGCAGCTCGGTAAATGGAGAGTCATAATACAATCGATGACCCCTGAGGAGAGAGAAAACCCTAAGATAGTGAATTCCTCTAGAATCCGTCGAATTGCAAGGGGATCTGGCACAACGGAAAAGGATGTTAAGAGTTTGATTCAGCAGTATTTCATGCTGAGAAAGATGATGAAGTCTTTGAAGAGGAAGAGACTTCCCTTTTTTGGAAGGAAAATTGGCCTTTAGCATCTGGGAAATATATGGCTTATCAATCTCCGCTGGTATGATGCTGCAAGACAATGAAAACTGTTTTTAAGGTGTTTCCCTGACTTGTTAGCATTGGATCCGGTGTAATGCTGGAGAAAAAAAATGGGGACGGAAAGTAGGAGGGAAAGTGAAGGCTCCGATTACAAGAACGTGTTTGCCCTAGGTTTTGTGAGTTTCTTCACAGATATTTCAACGGAGATGGTTCTAAGTTTACTACCAAACTTTATCGTCAATCTTCCCGGTTCAAATGAAGCCATCTTAGGATTAATTGAGGGATTCGCCGAGGCTGTTAGCTATGGATTGAGGGCGATTTCAGGCGTTTTCTCCGACAGGTTCAGAAGAAGAAAGGCGATTGTTCTCTTGGGATACACGATCTCCAACATCGTCAAGCCTCTGTTCTACATTGTACAGACGGCATCTGAGGCATTTGCAATCCGCGTGGCTGATCGTGTCGGTAAGGCGGTCCGAACGGCTCCCAGAGATGCTTTAATAAGTGAGTCTATTTCTGAAAAGCATAGAGGCACGGCGTTCGGTCTTCACAGAACTCTTGATCAGGCTGGAGCTATAATAGGGCCGCTTATCGCTTTAGGATGCATATTATTCCTCGGATTGTCCCAAAGAGATGTCTTTCTACTCTCTTTCTTACCTGGCATAGTTGCTGTGCTTATTCTACTGATCGGGGTTAAGGAACGAGTTGCCGCGTCAACAAGAAAGCTGAGTCTCCTCCGCGATATAGGAACAGCTGTGAAAGGCAATTTCCTATTTCTCCTCATAATAGTTGCAATTTTTTCCTTAGGCTCATTCAACTATTCATTCGTACTCATATATGCCGAGGAATCGGGCATTCCCATATATATGGTCCCTCTATTCTACACGATCATTAATATAGCCCACACCATAATCGCCATTCCGATCGGCGTTCTCTCTGATAGGATTGGAAAGGAGAAGGCGCTCCTAATTGGTTATGGAGCCTTTCTTTCTGCTGCGGGATTAATGGCCGCGGGCCCACACTTTCTCTTTAGCCCGATCCTTGTATCAGCCGCATTCGGTCTTTATGCAGGCATCGTTGAGACCGTCCAGAGGGCTATGGTACCGGAATATGTAGATAGGGAATTGATAGGGACCGCCTACGGAGTTTACTATTTGGTAGTCGGAATTGCCATGCTTTTCGCAAATACCATTTTCGGATCTTTGTGGCTTCAATTCGGCTCTCGATCAGCTGCTCTCTATAGCATATCCTTCGCTTTATTCGCAATGATTGGAATAATGATCTTTATGCTGCGTAAAAAGTAATCGGTGTCGCTGAGTTCTTACTGTTTTAATTAATTTATTTTTAATTCTGAGATTCCGTTCTCTAATGCCCAGGATGTGATGAATTTCCAGTATTGCCGGTATCTTCTATCCATTAGGAAGAAGTGGCACCAGTCATCTCTGTGGCGGATCCCCCTTCCCATGGCTTGGTTTGAAGCCCTGAAGGCATCCATGATATACCATAAATCTCCAAGTTTCGGATGCTTTTTATTGAAGTAGTTTATTTGAGCCCTTACAAGCGGGTCCCGATAATCAGCGTATGGAAGACCGATATTGAATATTGCCCTTGCTTCCTCGTATGGGAAGTTTGAGCCTTCAGCGTTACGTCCTCTAAATACAGCAAATAGAACGGCGCCTTCTCTTGTCTTTGCCCTTTTCTTGTATTCATCAACTATCTTCGAGTTTTCTGAAGCTCTCAGTCCCTCTATAAAAATAGGCTTGCCATTCAAATAGAGTTCTCCATTCCACTCTTTTATGAAACCGTTTTCACGCCATAATTGAAGGGCATCCATCATAAGCTTTCTTTGCGGGAAAAAGATTAATGCGCCATTCGGTACCTCCGCTAATATCTTGAATATATGCTCTCCATATAGCTTCAGCATCTCCGGATTTCTCTCGGCGTATCGGGTTGTAACCCCCACATCAATGAAGGTTCGTATGTTCTTTTTGGCCATTGTGGCAGAGTACGTCCTGGTTTCAGCCTCTTTTAAGCCTAATACCTCAGTGAAAAGAGCCAGCGGTGAGAGGGTTCCGGACATTATCAACGTTGCATAGACCTCATCCAGGACTGGTTTTATTGCTAGACTAAGGTCTAAACAGCGGTATTCAATTAGATTGATCCCTGAAGATGATTTCCGATAGATTGCAGCATAGCTATCCTTGTTGCTTGATTGTACGAGCATTAGAAAGCTGAGTATCCCATTTAGGTGGCAAATCGGGGGCTCTCCACGCCTAATTTTGTAGTCTCGAATATCATCTACCATAGGCTGATATGAGTCTACAATTTTTGGTATGTCGCCGCCAAGTACATCTTCAAGGTCTTGATGAAGTTCAGAGCCGTCTTTAACCTGAGGCTCCTCTGAGACGCTGCGGCTTAAATAGCCAATTAGCTCGTTAATGAAGAATGATGAGACCCCAAGCCGCTCAAGTTCTCTTCTTGCATTATTTAACCCCCTTTCAGAGAGAGTATCGCTTAAAGCATCCTGACCGATTTTATCAGCGTTATGTGCCTCGTCAAAGATCAAGATTTTCCCATTCATATTGATTTTCGTGGAGGATCGAATTGCCTCGTTGAAGACATACTGGTAAGGCGAAACTATCACCGTACATCTTTCAGAAATCTTTCTAGCGAGAAAATATGGGCATAACCTTTCGGATTTCCCAAACTTGATGAGCCGTTTAATTGAGAGTATTATTGGTATGTCAAGACCGTAAAGGCTGAATTCGGACTTGTACGGGCATCTTCTACCCTTCCTTAAAGACCTACATACTTCGGCGGCTTCGACTGGAGGCAGTCGAACACATACCTTGTTGAGGCAGAGGATCTGCCTGCTAGCCAAAGCAACTCCAGTGAACTCCTCCCCGGTCTTCTTATTAATCTCTTCAACCTCCTGGAGAACCTGCCGAACCTGCTCATGTGTTCTTGTTGCATAGATTATTTTTCGACCCAATGAGAGGGCTACAGACAAGGCGCAAGCAGTTTTTCCAAAGCCATTACAGGCTTCAGCAATTAGGATTCCCCCTGAAGATAAGACTCTTTGGGCATCCCTCATAAAGTCAAGTTGCTGAGGATATGGCTCGTATGGGAAGAAATCCGTGAAGAGGTCGTGATTTTCAGTAACTTTCATTCCCTTATCTTACCCTCAACCTATAATGTTTAAGTTTCAATGAGATTCCTTACAACAACATGAGCTTGCTAAAACGTTAAAAATATTATTCTCGCCAAGGCAGAAAGCATTTTTTAGATTCGTATGTAAAGGTGTTCTAAAAATTAGACATAAATAATTGCCTCTCCTCCTATTTATTGGGCAGGCACTAGAAGATGGCGAAAATCATAACAGTTGCTGTAGCTGCAACTATTCTAGGTTTTTTCTTAATGTTACTTCCTCCTGCGCTAATGACTTTTTATGGAGCGTTTAGGGCTGGAATTGAGGATGGGGCTCAGCAGGCATTGGGAAAGGATGTAAATCAGACGAGAACAGTTGCCGAAGACATGAGTTATGGAGATCTAAGTAGCGGGCTGCGGGTCTTCGAAGAGATTAGGAAGGAAGCTCTAATTCTCGGTCAGACTGACGCAACACCTGTGATTTTCCCACATAATCTAGCCTACATTGTACCTATTATCATTGTAAGCACGATTGCAGCGGCTGTTGTCTCCCTCTGTTACAGGTATAGGCTACTGTAGCCTAGACTTTGATGTGGATTTGATTTTCGATAGCCTCTTACTTGGAAGCAAAATTCTCCTTTCATATTCGTAGACGAGCCTTGAGGTGACGGTCCAAGCTTCTAACGTCTCTGGATCTATGCATATACTCCTGTGTGCTAGTGAAAGTGTTTCGCTTGAGAAGTGACCGGATGGGAAGCCTCCTATGATCGTAGCAAGGTTGGACGC
This window of the Candidatus Bathyarchaeota archaeon genome carries:
- a CDS encoding mRNA surveillance protein pelota, with amino-acid sequence MRILQMDIKHDSISVLPEVLDDLWVLYNIIQKGDRVYAKTTREVKLGDRYERPEKGRRISIQLGVLVDSIIWDRYLNRLRVHGIVCECPEDIGALGSHHTLNITLDRPLRIVKNKWMQYQIDQLKKSTEKGVSPLIIIAIDDEGYCVAVLRGFGLDLKSEEKINLPGKLDSSGRQKALNELFKSASKCLENILIEEKLPIAIVGLGFIKNYFIKYLEEKKPEIFRKVIDVKSVNSVGEAGIYEAVRSGILSKAIQKLRIFEENRAVEEFLERIVKENPYATYGLLEIEKAAALGAVENMLVTDVYLGQGSGEEKQLIERLMRDVEQKGGRVTIISTGHEAGEKLNSFGGIAALLRFPLVQE
- a CDS encoding signal recognition particle protein Srp54, giving the protein MALEKLGSAIYESLKKILRSSVVDEMAVKELVRDLQRSLLQADVNVRLVLELSKRVEERALKEKIPPGIPRKEHVIKVVYEELARFLGEKPIPLSVKPGNRNVFMLVGIQGSGKTTTAAKLAKYFQKRGFRTALICADTFRPGAFAQLKQLADQINVPIYGDEGEKDAVKIAIDGLRKFEDYEVVIVDTAGRHKDEHSLIEEMRMLEKAIKPDEIIMVIDGTIGQLASAQAEAFNKATTIGSIIVAKLDGSAKGGGALSAVASTGAPIKFIGVGEKIDALEPFDPPRFVGRLLGMGDLQSLIEKVREAEVKIPEKKAKDFLSGKFTLSDMYEQFEAVKKMGPLDRIFRMIPGLGYEIPQDKLDVAEEQLGKWRVIIQSMTPEERENPKIVNSSRIRRIARGSGTTEKDVKSLIQQYFMLRKMMKSLKRKRLPFFGRKIGL
- a CDS encoding translation initiation factor IF-5A — its product is MSKPVDVGSLKPGTYVIIDDEPCRIVDLAKSKPGKHGSAKARVVAIGVFDGVKRTFVKPVDAKVDVPMIDKRSGQVIAALPTGVQIMDLETYEVFEASYPQEEDVKSRITQGVEVEYWRILGRTKIMRVK
- a CDS encoding MFS transporter → MGTESRRESEGSDYKNVFALGFVSFFTDISTEMVLSLLPNFIVNLPGSNEAILGLIEGFAEAVSYGLRAISGVFSDRFRRRKAIVLLGYTISNIVKPLFYIVQTASEAFAIRVADRVGKAVRTAPRDALISESISEKHRGTAFGLHRTLDQAGAIIGPLIALGCILFLGLSQRDVFLLSFLPGIVAVLILLIGVKERVAASTRKLSLLRDIGTAVKGNFLFLLIIVAIFSLGSFNYSFVLIYAEESGIPIYMVPLFYTIINIAHTIIAIPIGVLSDRIGKEKALLIGYGAFLSAAGLMAAGPHFLFSPILVSAAFGLYAGIVETVQRAMVPEYVDRELIGTAYGVYYLVVGIAMLFANTIFGSLWLQFGSRSAALYSISFALFAMIGIMIFMLRKK
- a CDS encoding aminotransferase class I/II-fold pyridoxal phosphate-dependent enzyme, producing MRKAGFSQRLIDLRSDTVTLPTEEMLEAIRNAELGDDVFREDPTVEKLQEMAAKKMGKEAALLVPSGTMANLVSVMSNTKRGDSIILEAESHIYWYEVGGISSIAGVLPIPVKGEFGFMRPKDIEEAIREKEIHTAETTLVCIENTHNRAGGTIITPSQIRDVSRAAKSHGLTLYMDGARIFNAAVALKTDVREFTKYVDNLMFCLSKGLSCPVGSIIVGDEEFIERARKIRKMIGGGMRQAGVIAAPGIIALEKMIDRLEEDHRNARKLAEGLAKIEGIYIDLRRVQTNIVIFDVRGLGVEAEKFVDNLRERGVLALKFGQTKVRMVTHRGVSSEDIDITLGAVDEVVKEFKR
- a CDS encoding NAD(+)/NADH kinase; translated protein: MTRTVGIIARTDRKESIDLASKVVDDLEDRGIKVFLEPSLATNLGQTEKSMTIRKMKTDLVVTIGGDGTILRTCLRLPKPEPPILAIDMGARGFLTEVQPNEAMEAIENYLGGRYFIERYGKLASFIGRARLPDALNEVFITSRHLAKLLYVRIWRDDLMVMDCRADGIIISSRVGSTAYAFSAGGPVLDPSLDAFVLTPVCPATLARPFVFPSDLEVRIELIKPETAMLVIDGDYQKRINGRGSSILVKKSEWESSFIRFRGDFYKRLNTRLLFSREEGYESEKEK